From bacterium:
GCTTCCTATCAAACCGGATTATGTAGGAAAGAATGTACCTACGTCAAATGATGAACAAATCCAGGTTAAATTAAAAGAAGTTGACGGGGAAGATTTGGTTCTTCTTATTGAACCTTAATTAGATAGGGAGAAAAAATGCAATTAAAAAGCAGACACTTGCTTGGGTTGGAGGGCGTTGATAAAGAGGAGTTGACTCTGATTCTTGATACTGCAGAATCATTTAAAAATGTACTTGCAAGAGAGATACCTAAGGTGCCGACATTACGCGGGAAAACCGTTGTAAATTTTTTTTACGAGCCTTCCACAAGAACACGTTTTTCTTTTGAACTGGCAGAGAAGAGGCTTTCCGCTGATGCTGTTAATTTCTCAAAAGCAAGTTCCAGCGTATCCAAGGGGGAAGATTTAAAAGATACAATTCGAAATATCGAAGCAATGAGGATAGATTTTGTTGTAATAAGGCACTCTTCACCCGGAGCGCCTCATTTTATTTCGCAATGCGTAGATGCTTCTGTTATAAATGCAGGGGACGGAGCGCATGAACATCCGACGCAGGCTCTGCTTGACATGATGACAATGAGGCAGAAGATTGGAGACCTTAAAGGCAAAAGAGTTGTGATTGTCGGTGATATTATGCACAGCCGTGTCGCAAGATCAAATATATTCGGATTAAAAGCCTTAGGTGCAGAAGTAGGTGTATGCGGTCCAGCGACACTCTTACCTGTTGCAATTGAAGAAATGGGGGTCAAAGTTTACCCTCATATAGAGGATGCTATGAGGGAAGCTGATGTCCTTAATATCCTTCGGATTCAGCTCGAGAGGCAGGAGGGTGGGCTCTTTCCCAGTTTGAGGGAATACAGAGCCCTTTTTGGTTTAACGAGAGAGCGGCTTAGCCGGTTGGGCAAAGAGCTGCTAATTATGCATCCCGGGCCAATGAACCGTGGTGTTGAAATTGACAGCGAAGCTGCTGACTCAATGCATTCTGTTATTCTTCAGCAGGTGACTAACGGAGTTGCAGTCAGAATGGCTGTTCTTTATCTTTTATCCGGAGGCAAGGGGAAATTTGAAGGAGAAGAAAATGAATAAGAAAAATTTCCGAAGCGTGGAAAATCAGGCTTCAATTCTTTTGAAAAACGGGCATATTCTGGATCCCTCTGTTTCCCTTGATAAGAATGCAGATATTTTGATTAGACAGGGAAAGATTGCCGAGATTGGAAAAATTGATGAAAGCTCCTTCGGGGGCAAGATACTTGACTTAAAGGGAAAGTATATTGTTCCAGGATTTTTTGATTTGCATGTTCATTTCAGAGAACCGGGATATGAAGGCGCCGAAACGATAAAATCCGGTATCAGTTCTGCTATGGCAGGCGGTTTTACAGGAGTATGTGTAATGCCTAACACAAGCCCTGCGTGTGATAACAGAGGGCAGGTTGATTATATTAATGAAAAGGCCAGAGGTTCTATTGTTGATGTTTTTCCCATTGGTGCAGTAACAAAGAAAAGAGAAGGTAATGAGCTGACTGAAATGGCAGATATGGTTGAAGGCGGCGCAGTGGCTTTTTCTGATGACGGATCTCCGGTTAAAACAGGGGCAATTTTACGAAGTGCAATTGAGTATGCTTCTATGCTTAATAGAGTTATTATAGATCATTGTGAAGATACTGCTATTTCTCAGGACGGAGTAATGAATGAAAGTATTGTATCAACAGAGCTTGGAATGAAAGGCATTCCGAGTATTAGTGAAGAAATTATTGTTGCAAGAGATATTGCAGTAGCGGAGTATATAAATAAACCGGTCCACCTTGCACATATTTCAACTGCCGGTTCTGTAAGGTTGATCAGAGATGCGAAGAAGAGAGGCATGAAAGTAACGGCGGAGACATGCCCTCACTATCTCACTCTTACAGAAGAAGAGGTTAGGGATTTTGATCCGAATTTTAAAATGAATCCGCCTCTGAGAGGGGAAAAGGACAGGGAAGAGTTGATAAAAGCAATCAAGGACGGTACAATTGATGCCATTGTAACAGACCATGCACCACATTCCATAGAAAGAAAAGATAAAGAATTTAATTCATCGGCATTCGGAGTCATCGGACTTGAAACAGCAATCGGAGTAATTCTGACACATTTGGTACATAAAAATAAAATATCAATGAGCGATTTGGTGTTTTTATATTCAATCAATCCCAGG
This genomic window contains:
- a CDS encoding aspartate carbamoyltransferase catalytic subunit yields the protein MQLKSRHLLGLEGVDKEELTLILDTAESFKNVLAREIPKVPTLRGKTVVNFFYEPSTRTRFSFELAEKRLSADAVNFSKASSSVSKGEDLKDTIRNIEAMRIDFVVIRHSSPGAPHFISQCVDASVINAGDGAHEHPTQALLDMMTMRQKIGDLKGKRVVIVGDIMHSRVARSNIFGLKALGAEVGVCGPATLLPVAIEEMGVKVYPHIEDAMREADVLNILRIQLERQEGGLFPSLREYRALFGLTRERLSRLGKELLIMHPGPMNRGVEIDSEAADSMHSVILQQVTNGVAVRMAVLYLLSGGKGKFEGEENE
- a CDS encoding dihydroorotase encodes the protein MNKKNFRSVENQASILLKNGHILDPSVSLDKNADILIRQGKIAEIGKIDESSFGGKILDLKGKYIVPGFFDLHVHFREPGYEGAETIKSGISSAMAGGFTGVCVMPNTSPACDNRGQVDYINEKARGSIVDVFPIGAVTKKREGNELTEMADMVEGGAVAFSDDGSPVKTGAILRSAIEYASMLNRVIIDHCEDTAISQDGVMNESIVSTELGMKGIPSISEEIIVARDIAVAEYINKPVHLAHISTAGSVRLIRDAKKRGMKVTAETCPHYLTLTEEEVRDFDPNFKMNPPLRGEKDREELIKAIKDGTIDAIVTDHAPHSIERKDKEFNSSAFGVIGLETAIGVILTHLVHKNKISMSDLVFLYSINPRRILGVTPVRIQKGENANLSIFDPNKVWIVKKEEFLSKSRNTPFDNWELIGKCTGIYNQSKLYYSE